The window TGATGCTGGCCCACCCCGGTGACGATAGTGGCCTTTCCCTCGGTCACCTCATAGATCTGGCGGATCACATATTGGGGAAGCAGGTCTTCGGTTTCCCTTACTCGGGTGGTAGGATATAGCTGCCGCCACTGCTCGATCTGCTGAACCCAATCGATACGGCTCTGAGATTCAACTTTCTTGTTCAGTTCCTCAAGTACGGCTTGTGCGTCTCCCACCACAGGAACAGTGACCTTCAGGTTTTTGCCGATCTCAGCCGGATCGATGTCAATGTGGATAACATAGGCCCCCCTGGCAAATCCGGACACATTGGAGGTCGCCCTGTCATCGAATCTCATTCCGATGGCAATGATCAGGTCGGAAGCATCTACAGCCATATTGGCATAGGCCATCCCGTGCATTCCCAGCATACCAAAGCTAAGGACGTGGCTTTCCGGGAAGCATCCGATACCCAGAAGCGTATTGACCACCGGTATCTGAGACTTCTCTGCCAACTCCCTGAGATCCTTATAGGCTCCGGAAATAATCACGCCATGCCCGGCGATGATCACCGGACGCTTGGCTTCATTGATGAGCTTTGCAGCCTTCTCCAGCTGCAAAGGATCTGCCTCCATCACAGGGTGATAGCCAGTCAGATTGACCTGGGCCGGATAGTTGAAATTGGCTTGCTCTTCAAACACGTCTTTGGGAATATCGATGAGCACCGGGCCGGGCCTGCCCGTCCTGGCAATATGAAACGCCTCTTTGACCGCCTTGGCCAGATCGTCTGCCTTGTATACCATCGAGTTATGTTTGGTGATCGGCACCGTGATACCGATGATATCCACCTCTTGAAAACCATCCTTGCCGATATACTGGCGCGCTACCTGGCCGGTTATCGCCACCATGGGTATCGAGTCCAGATGGGCGTTGGCAATCCCGGTCACCAGGTTGGTGGCTCCCGGACCGGAGGTGGCAAAGCAAACCCCCACCTTGCCCGTTACCCGTGCGTAGCCATCAGCGGCATGGGCTGCTCCCTGTTCATGGCGCACCAGAATGTGGCGCAGCTGAGGATATTGAGGCAAAGTATCATATAAAGGTAATACCGCTCCACCGGGGAAACCAAAGACTACCTCCACGCCTTCCCTCACCAGCGATTCGCATAATATCTGGGCACCGGTCATTTTCATGAACTTTCTCCTAATCAGACAACCTCGGCGGAGTTTGAATATAACTGAAGCACATCAATCTCCGATCCAATCTATTCTATCAACTCTCCTTGAACACCGCTCCTGTGCTTGCCGAAGTAACCTTCTCGATGTACCGACCGAGATAGCCGCTGGTGATCTTCGGCTGAAATACCGGCAGCTTCGTCAGGCGACTCTTGATTTCGGACTGGCTCAGCTTGACATTCAGTTTGCAGTTCGGGATATCTATCTCTATAATATCACCTTCTCGCAGGGCAGCGATGGGACCGCCTTCAGCGGCCTCAGGCGAAACATGACCGATAGAAGCTCCCCTCGTGGCCCCTGAGAAGCGCCCATCAGTGATCAGTGCCACCTTTTCGCCCAGCCCCATTCCGGTGATCAGAGAGGTTGGGGTCAGCATCTCCGGCATCCCGGGCCCCCCTTTAGGCCCCTCATATCGAATAACGACAACATCGCCCGGCTTGATTGAGCCACTCATGATTCCCTTGGTAGCCTCGCTCTCAGAGTTGAAGATTCGGGCCGGACCTTTGTGCACCATCATCTCGGGAGCAACAGCTGCTCTTTTCACCACGGCACCATCCGGAGCCAGGTTGCCAAAGAGAATGGTAAGCCCTCCCCGCTCTGAATAGGGATTCTTGCGGGTTCGGATGACGTTGCGATCCCTTATCACCGCTTTGGCAATATTCTGTTTGACCGATTTCCCGGTGACTGTTTTGGCTTCGAGCCTCAGCAAATCTTTGAGCTCCTTCATCAGCCCCCAAATGCCACCGGCAAAATCCAAGTCTTCGATATGGTGAGTTCCCGATGGGCTCATCTTGGCGATATGAGGAGTGCTCTGGCTGATCTGATTGATCTGCTCCAGCGAGAATTTCACCTTTGCCTCGGAAGCGATGGCCATCAGGTGTAAAACAGAGTTGCTGCTGCCACCCATCGCAGTATCCACTGTGAAAGCGTTATGCATCGCATCTGGCGTGATGATATCCAGCGGGCGGATGTTCTTCTCCAGAAGTTCCAGCACTTTTCTTCCCGCTTCGCGGGCCAGGACAATTCGCCGAGAATCAACGGCAGGAATCGTGCCGTTCCCTCCAAGCCCCATACCGATAGCTTCGGTCAAGCAGTTCATGGTGTTTGCCGTGAACATGCCTGCACAGCTGCCGCAACCCGGGCAAGCGACTTTTTCCAGTGCCAGCAGCTCTTCCTCACTCATCTGACCGGTGGCCACCTTGCCTACGGATTCGAACATGGCGTTCAAATCGATGAACCTATCTGGCTCCGCCCTTCCAGCCATCATGGGCCCGCCGCTGACAAAAACAGAAGGGATGTTGAGCCGCACTGCCGCCATCAACATCCCGGGAATGACCTTATCGCAGTTTGGAATGAAGACCAACCCATCAAAAGCATGTGCCTGGACAACCACCTCCACCGAGTCGGCAATGAGCTCACGGCTGGGAAGGCTATACCTCATCCCGGCATGATTCATGGCAATACCATCGCAAATCCCGATGGTATTGAACTCAAACGGCGTTCCTCCGGCGCTGTATACCCCTTGCTTTACCGCTTCAGCGATCGTCCTGAGATGAATATGGCCGGGGATGATTTCGCTAAAGCTGTTCACCACGCCAATGAAGGGTTGCCCCAACTCTTTTTCACCACATCCCAATGCTCTCAGGAGAGTCCGGTGCGGCGCTCTTTCGATACCTTTCTTGACGACATCGCTTCTCATGATAATGCTTCTCCGCGAGATTTTGAATCAAAAAACCGCCCCGGAGGGAGCGGATTGCGATAAAATCCTATCGATCATACGTGGATAGACCATAGCATAGCCGTTATTCTGTGTCAAGGAAGGATTGTGCCCTGAATCTCCCTGTTCACTTCTGTTACCTTCACCCAACCAGAGTAGGGAAATCATCTGCCGCACCCCCTGCCATCCGATCAATAGAAAAAAGAGAGAGGGTATGTGTGTGGCGGTCTTGCGAGACCGCCACACACATACCCTCTCTTCCGATGAGGCCCTTCTTCGTTTACTCCAATGTTAAAAGCACCCCCCGGTGTCATTCGGGGGACAGGATGGTTCCCTATGGCTTTCTATGCTAGCACATAGTAACACTACGCTTTTCGTAACAGATTGGGCGAGTGACTGTTCGGTCATCAAACGCCCCCTGCGGCTTTGCCGCTCTCCCCTCTTTACGAAAGAGGGGGATCTGGGGGAGTTCGTAACCACTAAGCCGCCCAATACTATCAGCCATTACTGATGGTACAAGATACTAGTTACAGGCACTGAGTTGAAGCTGACCGGTCGCCCTGAAATAGGCAAGAACCGCATCAACTCGGGGATGCTTGACTTCAGCATCGCCATTACTCAATTTGCTGAAAATATTGCTGATGTGGCGTTCCACAGTTTTCGGTTCCAGACAAAGGACCTGAGCAATAGCTGAATTTCGATATCCCATGGCCAGCCAGCCCAGCACCTCTAATTCTCTGGCGGTGAGACCTGCAATATTTGAGTTCGATATATCGCTGTCCTGGATCAACCCGGCGAAAACCTGAGGGTCAACAATAACCCGTCCCTCAGACACATCATGAATCGCCCGAATCAGTTCTCTTCCAGTGCTGATCGAAGCCTTGAGCAGATAGGCTCCCCTCTTGCTGTTTCTGGCAAATCCCTTCAACTTGCCGATACTTTCGGCATCGAAATGTGCGGAAAGGAGAACAATACCAATTTGGGAAAAGTCTCTGCGGATTGTTTCCAAACCTGAGATGGTGTTAGACTGAACCAACTTGGTTCCTATGACCAAAATGTCAGGATTTGTCTGGAGCAACACCGCCTCAGTACCCTTCACATCTCCCTTGGTGATATGGGCCCCATCCCCACATCCAACAAGTTCAATAGAAGGCTCCTGTGAAAGAACAGTCTTGTACGCCTCCCTCAGTATTTCCTGTTCTTCTTCTATCCGTACTTTAATCCTATTCACGATGTTCCTCCTCTGTTGTCTAAGTACTGGCAGCAACTCTGTTTTTCAGATTTACGGGGGAAAACAGTACCATCGTACCACCAAAATGATAAAGTCCGCATAAAAACCAAGGGCCTTGACATAAACGTTGCATAAACGTTTTCCGGGACACAATAGGCGGGGACCCAAACAGGTAGGGAAAGGAGTGCGGTTTGGGGATTTTCCAGGGTTTTTGACTCCATGGATTTGGCGGCTCCAAACTTCAATATCCGAAATCCGAAGTGGCCAATTTTAATTGCATGCCAAACGATAAATTGCTACAATGATCATCAGTGAGAGTCATAGGTCAGAAGGCGAGTTTAGAGTTCAATTCGCGACCCGCACTCCGTTCCCATGGACTCCCAAATCTGCCCGAGGAGAGGTGAAGACATGCAAAAGAGAAGAAGCCGGCATCGATATACACTATTAGTCTCAATTGTAGCAGCAATAACCATAATGGTTTCTCTTGTATCTGCTCTCTATGGTTGCGGCGGATCGGATGATGAGAAATCGACTCCGAGTCCTTCACCAGTTGTAACTGCATCACCGACACCAACACCCACGCCTACTCCGACACCCACACCGACACCCACACCGACACCGACTCCAACGCCCACTCCAACACCCACACCGACGGTGACGGCAACAATGACACCGACACCTACACCCACTCAGAACCCGTATGCAGTGGAAGTGGCGCTGGCGTCAGAATTGCCAAACCTAGTGGTGGTGTTCGGAAACGTTGGCGGTCAGTGGCAAGCATACAATGGACCGGGAGTTACCTCCCTGCAAACCCTCACACTTGGTGGTGTTTACTGGGTATACACCACCAAGGACGTCACTCCAGCATGGTCCATACCGCTTTACAAGGGATGGAATCAGGTGGTCTGGATGTCCCCCACAACCCCCACAGTCTCAACAGCCCTCAGTGGTGATAAGGACACCGTCCTCTTTGTGATCAGCTTTAATATCCAGAACAACCAGACATCTTTGTATCAGAGCCCGGTGATTGCCCCGCTATCCGCACTACAGCCGGGAAAAGCATACGACACTTTTGTGCAAAAGGCCGGGACACCATTCCCCGAAATGTCCACCAAAATGATACCCTAATGTACTGATTGACATCTCTCGTTGGAGTTAAGAAAAGCACCCCACCGCCAGCGGTGGGGTGCTTTCGTTTATGCTTCGAGATTCTCTTTGGCTTCCTCAAACACCTGGGAAAGGCTCTCAGCTTCAACTGAGAGCCTTTCCCATTCCGCGGTCAGAGAAGCAATGGAATCTTTCAAATTGCGATGCTTTCTGATTGTTTCGACAACTTGAGCGCCATCGGAATAATGCTCCGGACTGGCCAGCAGAACCTCCACCTGACGGAGCTGAGCTTCGAGATCTGAAATCTGCGTTTCGATCCCATCAATCCGCTTCTTGACCGAGGAGCTCTGGCGATAGTATTCGTTGCGCAGCTCTCCTTCGATCCGCTTGCGCTCACGAAGCCTGTCTCGAGCAGAGCGCTCCATGGCAGCATCTGTTTTCGAATCATCAGCCACTTCCGAAACTCCATTTTCGGAAAACTCCTTCCAGTGGAGATAGCTATCGTAGTCTCCGGGAAAAACACTTACAGCGCCGCCCTTGACCTCAACGATCCTGTTGGCGATCTGCCGAATCAGCGTGCGATCATGCGTAATAAAACATAAGGTTCCGGAATAGGCTTCGAGGGCGTCGATGAGCACCTCCCGTGATGGAATATCGAGGTGGTTGGTAGGCTCATCCATGAGCAGGAAATTGGGGACCCCGAGAAGCATCTTGGCAATCGCCAACCGGCTACTCTCCCCACCAGAAAGAACCGATACTCGCTTATCGACATCATCGCCGCTGAAAAGGAAAGCCCCCAGTATCCCCCGCAGTTTTTGCTCGGTCTCATCCAATGCCACGCCCCTCAATTCGGCCAGGACGGTATTTTCCGGATTGAGCAGTTCAACCTGAAACTGGCCATAGTAAGCCAGCCCCACATTATGCCCCAACTTGCGCGTGCCCCCGTCAAAGGGCAACACGCCAGCCATCATTCTGAGTAAAGTCGTCTTCCCCGCACCGTTAGGCCCCACCAGAGCAACGCGATCCCCTCGATTCACCACCAGACTGAGATCGCGGTAAACCACATTCGCACCATACGACTTCAAGATGTGATCAAGGACAATGACCTCTTCGCCACTGCGTGCGGGCTCCGGGAAAGAGAATTTGACTTTACGGGTCGTCCTGGGCGCCACAATCCGCTCCACCTTTTCCAGCCGCTTGATCCGGCTCTGGACCTGCCCCGCCCTTCTTTTATCGGCGCGGAAGGTTTCAATAAACTCCATCTCCTTCTTTATCTTAAGCTCTTGTTTTTTCGCAGTAGCGTCCTGGACTTCAAGGCTCTTCTGACGTGTCTGGACAAAGCTATCGTAATTGCCCTTGTGCAAAATCACCCCGGTCGGTTCGATGGCAATCACCCGGCTCACCACTCGATTGAGGAAGGCCCGATCATGCGAGGTCACCAGAACTGCACCCCGGTATTCTCTGAGGTATTCTTCAAACCAGATGCAAGACTCCAGGTCCAGGTGATTGGTCGGTTCATCCAGAAGCAATACATCGGGATTGAGGAGAAGAAGTTTGGCCAGCGCCGCGCGCATCAGCCATCCGCCGCTGAACTCACCCAGAGAGCGGCTCCAGTCCGACTCGGCAAATCCCAGCCCGGAGAGGATAATTCTGGCCTCGTATTCGGCGTTGTAACCATCAGCCGCCTCGAATTGATGCTGGAGTTCGCCCAGTTCACGCAGCAGTTTGGCGGTATCTTCGCCGGAGGACTCGGCCAGCTCTTCCTGCAAAAGCTGAATCCGGTGTGCCAGACCGGTTATTCGGGTTGAGGCCCTGGTAACCTCGTCCAGCAGCCGCCTCTTGGAAAACGGCATAACATCCTGCTCCAAATAACCAATGGTGGTACCTTTGCGTACAGCGATACTCCCCGAATCGGGGCTCATATTCCCGGCGATGATCTCCAGCAGCGTGGTTTTGCCCGAACCATTCGGCCCGATGATAGCAATCCTGTCTCGCGCACCCACAGTCACGGTGACGCCACTGAAAATATCCCTTTGCCCATAGGATTTGGATAGATTGGAGATGGTCAGCATGACGATTGACGTTCGCCCTGAATCATCATACAATAGGCGCAAAGATATGGGTAGGGGCGCATTGCACCACCCTCCTATCAGGGTACTGAAAAAGAGATGAAGGATTCCTCCTTCCGGGGGTCTGGGGGTATCCCCCAGATGCAAAAGTTCCCCCAACGAGTGGGGGTTAGGGGGTTGAGTCAGGCTTTTTCAGACCCCTCTATGATTCGTGAGGTACCTAGTGGCAGCCGATTTAGATCAGAGAATCAAAACACTCGCCGACTGGCTATCCAAAGCAAACCATCTGGTGATTTTCACCGGAGCCGGGATCAGCACCGAATCCGGCCTGGCGGACTTCCGTGGTCCGGACGGCATCTGGACTCGCCGAGCCAGCGGGCTCATCGCTGAACAAATCGATTTTGCACTGGCTGAACCCAATGCGGCCCACCGGGCAATCGTCGAACTCCAGCGGCTGGGAAAGCTGGGATTCCTCATCACCCAGAATGTGGATAACCTTCATCTGAAATCGGGGGTCAATCCCGACTTGCTGGCCGAGTTGCACGGCAACATTACCCGGCAAAGGTGCACCCGGTGCGATTTCCTCATGGACAACTTTAACGACATGATCACCTGCCCTCTATGTGAGGGGATATTGGTCTCCAGCGTGGTCGACTTTGGCCAGCCACTGCCCCAAAAGGCCCTGTCCGAAGCATACCGGCATTCGGAGCAAAGTGACCTTTTTGTGGTGATCGGCTCCAGCCTGGTTGTCACTCCGGCGGCGGATATGCCCAAGATAGCACTGAGATCAGGCGCCAGGCTGGTAATCATCAACCAAGGGGAAACTCCGCTGGACCGGCTTGCCCACCTCAGATTCGGAGAGGCGATAGGAGAGGTGCTGCCTCGAGCAGTTGCCCGGATGATGTAGGGGGGAATGCTTCGCCCTACTCCTTTAACAGGGCGCGAGCGATGGTGATCCTCTGCATCTCAGAGGTACCTTCGTATATTTCGGTCAGCTTGGCATCTCTGAAGAATCTCTCCACCGGATAGTCCCTGGTGTAGCCATACCCTCCAAGGATTTGCATCGCCTTGCCGGTGACAAAAGCGGATACCTCTGAGGCAAAGACTTTGGCCATCGCGGCCTCTTTGGCGTAGGGCGTCCCATGATCTACAACATGAGCAGCATTGAAAGTCAAAAGCCGCGCTGCTTCAATCTGAGTTGCCATATCCGCCAACATCCACTGAATGGCCTCGAAGTTGGCAATCGTTTGACCGAATTGTTTGCGATCCTTAGCATAGGCCAAGGCAATCTCAAAAGCACCTTGAGATATCCCCACAGCTTCAGCCGCCACGGTAATCCGGCTCTCATCGAGAACCTCAAGAGCAATTTTCAGTCCCCGTCCTTCTTCACCCAGCCGATTCTCCGCCGGCACAAAGCAATCCTCAAACACCAGGTCCGTTACTGAGAGGCCGCGGAAACCCATTTGGCGCTCATATTTCCCCACCGAATAGCCGGGAGTATCACTATCGACAATGAAAGCAGCTATTCCCTTCTGCCTTAACGACTTGTCGAGAGTAGCGAAAACTACGCATATCTGAGCCTCAGCACCGAGACTAACAAACGTCTTGGTCCCGTCAATAACATAGCCCCCTTTGCGCTTCGTAGCGGTCGTGGATATGGCGGCAGGGTCACTTCCAGCAGCCGCCTCCGTGAGGCCAAAACATGCCAGCTTCTCTCCGCTGGCGTGAGGGGGAAGGTACTTGGTTTTCTGATCCTCATTTCCGTGCATTCTGACCGGAACAATGCCCAGTGACAGGCTTATTCGGAAATAGCCGCCGATGGCCGCTGATACCTTGGACATCTCTTCACTCGCAATGCAGAACTCCGTCATGCCCTTGCCGTTTCCGCCGTATTCCTCAGGAATGGTGAGGCCCATCAATCCCAGTTCCGCTATTTTTCTGACCTGCTCCTCTGGGAATTGTGCTGCTTCATCCACTTCTGCAGCTACAGGCGCCAATTCCTTCTGAGCAAAACCACGGACCATCATCTGTAGCATTTTCTGTTCTTCAGTTAATTGAAATACCACTTTGCCTCCTTTTCTCACACAGCAGAAAGTTGGACTGCATATCTTCGCCAATTAACCGTGCGCAGATGACTATCGGGTACACGCAAACACAGGTTGGTATTCTTCTCTTCTGATGATGAAGCCGTGTGGGAACAATGCGTCGAACAATCGTTAGGCTAACTGTAATTTTTTTGCGGGATGATGTCAAGAGCAAATCTCTTCCCATTCAAGATAAGCTTTAACGGATTCGCGCAGGGAAGAGGTGATGCGATGCGCCTAATCTCCGGACCCGCTACTGTCAATGATAATTGCGATGACTGCCAATGTAGCAACGGCAAGAAAGATACCCAAACCCCACCAGGCCCATTTGCGCTGAGTTGCCTTGAATTGTTCAACGCTATCCCATTGCTTGCTCTTCCAGGCCCATTGGTTACCCTTCGCTCCCACGACAAAGGCCATGACCAGACCGACATAGGGAATCAGGCAGAGAAGCGCTATCCATACCCGGTTCCCAATCCCCCATATCCAGGTTAGAAAGAACGCACCCCAGTTCCAGCCCTTGATTTCAGGAGGGATTTCTGCCGGGCTCAATTCAGGCGTTGGGGCTGTTATGTTTGCTGTCATTTTGCCGCAGAAATGACAGTATATCTCACCACCTTCGATAGTGGCTCCGCAATGAGGACAATATGGCACGCTAACACCCCTTCATTCGAGAAATACCCTCTTGAGAAAGCGCTGATTAAGTTCCGAATCAGCCTTGCAGATTTGTCCATCAGTATATCACAGATTGGGGAATTTTTCCGATATGGTTTAACCCCACGCAACTGTTTGACAAGGAATTGACGGTGGGTTATCCTCTAAATGTGCTCGGCGCCCGGCCGGTTGCCTTCGAAAACGGGCGTTGAACGCCTAATTAAATAGAGCTGTACCGCTAGAGGTGCTCAAAGCTGAGACTCCGGTTTTCGGAGAACTCTTTGAACCTGACCTCGATAACGCGAGCGAAGGGAAGCGGTTATCATTGAAACCAGAAGACCAAGAACCGATCCCGCGGCTCTTGGTCTTTTTTTATTAAGGAAGGGAGAAAAAAAATGACACAGACACAACTGGAAATCGCTCGAGAGGGAAAAGTATCGCCACAGATGAAAATCGTGGCCAAAAAGGAAGGCCTTGATCCGGAATTAATCCGACAGGGCGTGGCGGCTGGATTGATTGTCATCCCGGCCAATATCAACCATAAGGGACTCGATCCTTTCGGCATCGGAAAAGGGCTGCGCACCAAGGTGAATGCCAATATCGGCACCTCGCCCGACTTCGGCAACATCGAATCGGAGATGGCCAAGCTCAACGCCGCCATTGACGCCAAAGCGGATACCGTCATGGACCTCAGCACCGGCGGCGATATCGGCTCTATCCGCCGAGCCCTTCTCGAAAAATGCCCGCTGACATTCGGGACTGTCCCCATCTATCAAGCGGCGGTTGCAGCCATCGAACAACACGGGGCGATCGTCAAGATGACTGCCGACGATATGTTTGCTGCCATTGAAGACCACTCTCGGGACGGAGTCGATTTCATCACCGTCCATTGTGGCGTAAATCAGAAAACCATTGCTCGTCTGAAAAACGATGGCCGGCTGACGGATATCGTGTCGCGGGGCGGCTCCTTTCTGACTGCCTGGATGCTGCACAATGAGCGCGATAATCCCCTCTACGAACAATATGACCGGCTGCTGGAAATCGCCAAGAAATTCGATGTGACCCTGAGTCTGGGTGATGGGCTGCGTCCCGGCAGTCTGGCCGATGCGTCAGATAGAGCCCAGTTTGAGGAGCTTCTGACACTCGGTGAACTGGTAGACAGAGCCCGTGAAGCTGGAGTCCAAGTGATGGTTGAAGGCCCGGGACATGTCCCGCTGAATCAGATCGAGGCCAATATGCAAATCCAGAAACGGGTATGCAAAGGCGCTCCATTCTATGTGTTGGGGCCGCTGGTCACCGATGTCGCTGCCGGGCATGATCACATCACAGCCGCTATCGGGGGAGCCATAGCAGCAGCGGCTGGAGCCGACTACCTGTGCTATGTGACCCCTTCGGAGCACCTCGCCCTTCCTACCGTAGACGATGTGCGGGAGGGAGTGATGGGCAGTCGCATTGCCGCTCACGCAGGGGATATCGTCAAGGGAGTCAAAGGAGCATGGGAATGGGATAGAGCCATGTCCACTGCCCGCAAAAATCTGGACTGGGACAGCCAGATAAAACTGGCGCTCGATCCGCAGAAAGCCGCTCAAATCCGCTCTCGCCAGTCTACAGATAGCAAAGGTTGCACTATGTGCGGGAGCTATTGCGCTATGGAAGTGGTGAGCAAATACCTGGGCACGCCGAAGAAGGACTGCTGAGACCGTTGCAGCTATAAAATTCAATCAGGAGAAAAGACACCAGTGATAGATGAGATTGTCATATCCAGAGCCATAACCCAGAGTTTCATCACTGATTTTATGGATTACATGGAAGTGGATGTCGCCATCGCCGGGGCAGGGCCGTCCGGCATGGTGGCTGCATATTATCTGGCAAAAGCAGGGGTCAAAACGGCCATATTCGAAAGAGCGCTTCGTGTGGGTGGCGGCATGCCCGGCGGAGGTATGATGTTCAATCGAATCGTGGTGCAAGACGAAGCCAAGTTCATACTGGATGAGATGGGTATCCGAACCACTAAGTATCAAGAGGGCTATTTCGTTGCCGATTCCCTGGAGACCATCTGCACCCTTTGTTCTAAAGCCATACAGGCAGGCGCCAAGATATTCAATGCCATCAGCGTTGAAGACGTGATGGTTCGAGAGAATGACCGCATCACAGGCCTGGTGCTGAACTGGAGCGCCGTCGAGGCGGCCAACATGCATGTTGATCCCCTGACCATCAGAGCGAAGGCGGTCATCGACGCCACCGGTCATCCCAGTGAAATCGCCCGGATCGTAGCCAGGAAGATGGGGCCCAAGCTAAATACCCGCAATGGCGAGGTCATCGGGGAGAAATCCATG of the Dehalococcoidia bacterium genome contains:
- the thiC gene encoding phosphomethylpyrimidine synthase ThiC; its protein translation is MTQTQLEIAREGKVSPQMKIVAKKEGLDPELIRQGVAAGLIVIPANINHKGLDPFGIGKGLRTKVNANIGTSPDFGNIESEMAKLNAAIDAKADTVMDLSTGGDIGSIRRALLEKCPLTFGTVPIYQAAVAAIEQHGAIVKMTADDMFAAIEDHSRDGVDFITVHCGVNQKTIARLKNDGRLTDIVSRGGSFLTAWMLHNERDNPLYEQYDRLLEIAKKFDVTLSLGDGLRPGSLADASDRAQFEELLTLGELVDRAREAGVQVMVEGPGHVPLNQIEANMQIQKRVCKGAPFYVLGPLVTDVAAGHDHITAAIGGAIAAAAGADYLCYVTPSEHLALPTVDDVREGVMGSRIAAHAGDIVKGVKGAWEWDRAMSTARKNLDWDSQIKLALDPQKAAQIRSRQSTDSKGCTMCGSYCAMEVVSKYLGTPKKDC
- the ilvB gene encoding biosynthetic-type acetolactate synthase large subunit; protein product: MKMTGAQILCESLVREGVEVVFGFPGGAVLPLYDTLPQYPQLRHILVRHEQGAAHAADGYARVTGKVGVCFATSGPGATNLVTGIANAHLDSIPMVAITGQVARQYIGKDGFQEVDIIGITVPITKHNSMVYKADDLAKAVKEAFHIARTGRPGPVLIDIPKDVFEEQANFNYPAQVNLTGYHPVMEADPLQLEKAAKLINEAKRPVIIAGHGVIISGAYKDLRELAEKSQIPVVNTLLGIGCFPESHVLSFGMLGMHGMAYANMAVDASDLIIAIGMRFDDRATSNVSGFARGAYVIHIDIDPAEIGKNLKVTVPVVGDAQAVLEELNKKVESQSRIDWVQQIEQWRQLYPTTRVRETEDLLPQYVIRQIYEVTEGKATIVTGVGQHQMWSAHHYWYDKPNSFVSSGGLGTMGFELPAAIGAKVGLPDDIVWAICGDGGFQMTIQELGTMVQDNIGVKIAIMNNGYLGMVRQWQELFYKGRYVATPLSNPDFIKVAEAYGIPAVRVESKMEVIPAIKTAIDTPGPFLIDFRIEPEENVYPMVAPGTNIGEIIKDPKCDDIALPGKQRL
- a CDS encoding response regulator transcription factor, which codes for MNRIKVRIEEEQEILREAYKTVLSQEPSIELVGCGDGAHITKGDVKGTEAVLLQTNPDILVIGTKLVQSNTISGLETIRRDFSQIGIVLLSAHFDAESIGKLKGFARNSKRGAYLLKASISTGRELIRAIHDVSEGRVIVDPQVFAGLIQDSDISNSNIAGLTARELEVLGWLAMGYRNSAIAQVLCLEPKTVERHISNIFSKLSNGDAEVKHPRVDAVLAYFRATGQLQLSACN
- the ilvD gene encoding dihydroxy-acid dehydratase encodes the protein MRSDVVKKGIERAPHRTLLRALGCGEKELGQPFIGVVNSFSEIIPGHIHLRTIAEAVKQGVYSAGGTPFEFNTIGICDGIAMNHAGMRYSLPSRELIADSVEVVVQAHAFDGLVFIPNCDKVIPGMLMAAVRLNIPSVFVSGGPMMAGRAEPDRFIDLNAMFESVGKVATGQMSEEELLALEKVACPGCGSCAGMFTANTMNCLTEAIGMGLGGNGTIPAVDSRRIVLAREAGRKVLELLEKNIRPLDIITPDAMHNAFTVDTAMGGSSNSVLHLMAIASEAKVKFSLEQINQISQSTPHIAKMSPSGTHHIEDLDFAGGIWGLMKELKDLLRLEAKTVTGKSVKQNIAKAVIRDRNVIRTRKNPYSERGGLTILFGNLAPDGAVVKRAAVAPEMMVHKGPARIFNSESEATKGIMSGSIKPGDVVVIRYEGPKGGPGMPEMLTPTSLITGMGLGEKVALITDGRFSGATRGASIGHVSPEAAEGGPIAALREGDIIEIDIPNCKLNVKLSQSEIKSRLTKLPVFQPKITSGYLGRYIEKVTSASTGAVFKES
- a CDS encoding acyl-CoA dehydrogenase family protein; protein product: MVFQLTEEQKMLQMMVRGFAQKELAPVAAEVDEAAQFPEEQVRKIAELGLMGLTIPEEYGGNGKGMTEFCIASEEMSKVSAAIGGYFRISLSLGIVPVRMHGNEDQKTKYLPPHASGEKLACFGLTEAAAGSDPAAISTTATKRKGGYVIDGTKTFVSLGAEAQICVVFATLDKSLRQKGIAAFIVDSDTPGYSVGKYERQMGFRGLSVTDLVFEDCFVPAENRLGEEGRGLKIALEVLDESRITVAAEAVGISQGAFEIALAYAKDRKQFGQTIANFEAIQWMLADMATQIEAARLLTFNAAHVVDHGTPYAKEAAMAKVFASEVSAFVTGKAMQILGGYGYTRDYPVERFFRDAKLTEIYEGTSEMQRITIARALLKE
- a CDS encoding zinc ribbon domain-containing protein: MPYCPHCGATIEGGEIYCHFCGKMTANITAPTPELSPAEIPPEIKGWNWGAFFLTWIWGIGNRVWIALLCLIPYVGLVMAFVVGAKGNQWAWKSKQWDSVEQFKATQRKWAWWGLGIFLAVATLAVIAIIIDSSGSGD
- a CDS encoding ABC-F family ATP-binding cassette domain-containing protein, producing MYDDSGRTSIVMLTISNLSKSYGQRDIFSGVTVTVGARDRIAIIGPNGSGKTTLLEIIAGNMSPDSGSIAVRKGTTIGYLEQDVMPFSKRRLLDEVTRASTRITGLAHRIQLLQEELAESSGEDTAKLLRELGELQHQFEAADGYNAEYEARIILSGLGFAESDWSRSLGEFSGGWLMRAALAKLLLLNPDVLLLDEPTNHLDLESCIWFEEYLREYRGAVLVTSHDRAFLNRVVSRVIAIEPTGVILHKGNYDSFVQTRQKSLEVQDATAKKQELKIKKEMEFIETFRADKRRAGQVQSRIKRLEKVERIVAPRTTRKVKFSFPEPARSGEEVIVLDHILKSYGANVVYRDLSLVVNRGDRVALVGPNGAGKTTLLRMMAGVLPFDGGTRKLGHNVGLAYYGQFQVELLNPENTVLAELRGVALDETEQKLRGILGAFLFSGDDVDKRVSVLSGGESSRLAIAKMLLGVPNFLLMDEPTNHLDIPSREVLIDALEAYSGTLCFITHDRTLIRQIANRIVEVKGGAVSVFPGDYDSYLHWKEFSENGVSEVADDSKTDAAMERSARDRLRERKRIEGELRNEYYRQSSSVKKRIDGIETQISDLEAQLRQVEVLLASPEHYSDGAQVVETIRKHRNLKDSIASLTAEWERLSVEAESLSQVFEEAKENLEA